The Sorangiineae bacterium MSr11954 DNA segment ACCGTGGCCACCGCCACCCCTAGCGCGATCCCCGCCACCACCAAGAGCGCGTGCCCGGGCCGCTGGCGCAAGCTCCGGCCGACCAATTTGAGATGGTAGTCGAGCATGGCCCTACGCCGTCGCCGCCGCGAGCGCGGGATCGGACGGGCGGACCAAGCTGGGCACCTGCTCCACCTCCACCACCCGGCCATCGAGGATATGAATCTGCCGGTGCGCGCGCATGGCGCACTCGGCGCCGTGGGTGACCATGACGATGGTGGTGCCCCGCTCGTTGGCCTGCTCGAGCAAATCGAGGATCTCGCGGGTCATGAGGGAGTCGAGGTTCCCCGTCGGCTCGTCGGCCAAAATGAGCCTGGGATCGCCGGCGAGCACCCGGGCGATGGCCACGCGCTGCTGCTGCCCGCCCGAGAGCTGCGAGGGCAAATGGTGCATGCGCGACGCGAGGCCCACCTGCTCGAGCGCCCGCTCGATGCGGTCTTTGCGCTCGGCGCGCGGCAGGCGGCGGTAGCGCAGAGGCACATCGACGTTGTCGAACACGTCGAGGTCGGGGATCAAGTTGAAGCTCTGGAAGATGAACCCAATCTTCTCGTTGCGAATGCGCGACATCTCCGAGTCCGAGAGGCGGCTCACGTCCCGCCCGTCGAGCTCGTATTTTCCCTCGCTGAAGGTGTCGAGCAGCCCCGCCACGTTGAGGAACGACGTCTTGCCCGATCCCGAGGGGCCCATGACGGCGACGAACTCGCCCGCCCGAACGTGCAAGGTCAAATCGGAGATGGCGTGCGTCTCCACGAGATCGGTTCGATATACCTTCTTCACGTGTTTCATCCGAAGCATCGTCTCGCTCTCCTATTCACGAATGAGGACCGTCTCGGCGCCTTGAAAGAGCGTCGTATCCGAGACGATGATACGCTCGCCGAGGGCGAGCCCGCTCACGACCTCGACCTCGCCCACGCTCACGGCCCCGAGCTGCACGGGCCGCCGTACGGCCACGCCACCTTGAACCACGTAAACGTGCCGCCCTCCGCCGCTCTCCAGGAACGGACCGCGCGGTACTTTGCGAACTCCATCGTGCCGGTCGAAGATCAAGCGCGTCTGCAGCCGCTCGCTCTGCCGCAACCCGGTGGGCGCGTCGCCATCGAACACCACGGTCGCCCGCACCTGGCCGTCCTTGACCTGCGGTGAGACCGCCGTGGCGTGCCCGGCGAACGGCTTGCCTTGGTGCATGATCTCGGCGCGCGTGCCCATGGCCACGTCGGTCGCGTAATTTTCGGGGAAATCCAGCTCGATCTCGAAGGCCGTGAGGTTCACGATCGACAGCAGCGCCTGGCCTTTGTTGACGGCGTCGCGATCTTGCACGCTGACCTGCGCCACCATTCCATCGAAGGGCGCGGTCACCGTCAGATCGTCGACCTGTCGCGCCACGTCGCTCGCGATGGATTGCTGCCGCTCGAGCAAGAGCTTTCGATTGTGCACCTCGAAGGCGAGCGTCTCCTGTTCGAGCACGGTGGTCTCGCTGGCGTTCTTCAACTCGAGCGCCGCGATCTCCGCGTCGTCTTGGGCCTTCTCGAAGGTGCTGACATTGATGAGCCCCTCGTCGTGCAGGGTGGTGGCCCGGCGCAGGGCGCGCTTCGAGGTCTCGAGCCGCAGGGTGAGCAGCGAAATCGTTTGCTTCGCCTTCACCGCCGCCTGCCGCGCGGCAATTTCGTGGCGGGAGAGCTCGGCCTGCAGGGAGCCCGTCGTCGCCCGCTCCTGCGCCAATCGGCTGGTGAGCTCGGGGCTCTCGATGCGGCAGAGCGGCTGCCCCTTCTTCACCTCCGTTCCGGCGCGCACCAGCAGCGCCGCCGTCCCTTGCACGGGGCTGTACAAAGTCGGGTGGAGCGCGGCGACCACCCTGCCCTGCACCGACACGTCGCGCTCCAAATCACCGCGCACCACCTCGCCCATGCGAAGGAGCGAGGCATCGACCACCCGCTCCGCGCGTGCCCACCGCCGCACCATCGGCATGGCCAGCGCCACGCTCGCGGCGAGCGCGATGGCCAGCGCCGCCCAGAGCGCGCGCTTCCGCCGCCACGTGCGCATCGCCGGCTCAATCGGCCGATCCATCGTCGATGTGGGCCGAATCACCTTAGGTCCTTTCGCATCGCCGTCCGCTTCAGCAACCGATGTGCCAGCCAGCCATCGTGCACCGCGAGGCTTGGACACCGATGTTTTGCGCGCGGCGCAGGGTTCATCCGCGGACAGGTGTCCGAAGGCCGGACATCTGTCCACTCCGCTCGATGCTCGACGATCATGGACCGAGTCCCGAGCGAAGGGAGACGCGACACCGAAGCGCGGGGGACGAGGATGCCGAGCACGATGCCTCGAGCTCCAAGCCGCCGAAGGAGGCGCCCTCCACGCGCAGGTGCAGCAGGTCGTGGGCGCGATCCTCCCCCGCCCACTCCCTCACGAGCGGCATCGCCAGCGCGAGGCTCCCCGCGAACACCACGAACAGGGCCGCCGCGAGCTCGTGCTTTTGCCGAGGAGGCTGCGGCGGGCGCGCCATCGCGCCATGGGGCTTCGTCTCTCGCATCATGAGCGGACCTCTCGCATCGCGTCTCGCGTCGCGTCTTGCATCGCATCGGGTCAGCAACCGACATGCCGCGGGGCGCCGGGCGGGTTTACCGCGGGAATCGCCCCGCGATGGCGACGGATGCGAACGGACACCGCCGATGCGACGGACACGTGTCCGGAGGCGCTGGAGCACATGTCCTCGTTTCGGGGTCCATCGCTGCGAAACCGATGAGATAGGCCTGCAGGTTCTCGGCTCGCGCGGGAGGAGATCTCCCGGCGTCACCGTGCGGGAAGATCGCGACCGACTGCCTCGAGAAAGCGCATGGCACGATCGGGCTCACGCTCTCCTTCGTAGGTCGGTATCTCGACGTCCGGACGAATTCCGGCAACTTCGTTGCTGCCATCGGCGCGCAGGCGAACGCAATTGGGGATTCGATAGCGTAGTTTCGCGTGCGGCAACGTGTCCGTGCGAGCTCACGAAGTCGCAATTGTAGGTTCGACAGCGCCAGCTGCATCACGCGATGGTCGAGATCGTTCTGGCATTCACGATTGCACGCGCCAGCCTCCCTCGCGTGCGCCATTTCGCTCCACGCCTGCTCGCGCTCGGCGACGAAGTCCGCGCGGCGAAAGGACGGGTGCTCTTGGCGCCTGACTCGTCCCGAGCTTGCCCTCAGGGCACGGCGAGCACCACGGCCCCCGCCGCCATGTGCACGGGCGTTCGCAGCGACCGGCACCCTGGGATCGAATTGCTCCCAGATCGACCCGATCACTCCAACGCGATGGACCTTGGCGCCAAAAGTCGCCCTCGTCGAGGGCCGCGGGAAGAAAGCCATGATCACGCTCGTAAGCTCACGATGCGGATGGGAACGGCGAATCGTCGGCGTCCGCAGGAGAGCGACAATGCTATTTTGGTCGGACAAAGCCGAGTCGAACGGGCCCAAGGTCGAAGCCAAGGTGCGCAAGGAGTTCGGAGTGCAAGCGCCCATTCCTTATCAAGTCGAGATTCATGGCCAATTCCGCCCACAATCGCTCGGTCAATTCGCCGGGGACATCGCAGGAGACGCCATCTTCGAAATATTCGGCGCGGGAGGTGTGAAGCCGCTCTACACATTCGACTTCCGCGTCCAAACATCGCGGCCGTGCAACCTCAAAGTGCCGGTGATCAAAGCAGGGAACGCCATCGTGCTCGGCTCGCTCGTCTACGCGACACCGCTCGCAAAACCCATTTTCGGCGAAATCGTCCTCGAAGACGAGAAGGTATTCGGCAACTCCAAATTCGTAGGCGACCCCGCGGCGTCCGAAAAGCTCAACGCCAACAAAGACCTCGTCAAACGCGTCAACAAATTCGCCCGCGCCGAATACAAAATGAGCAATCAAACCATCAAAGCCAAACGCATCGTCCGCATCTCCTCGCACGCCAGCCCGCAAGGCCCCATGTCGGTCCTCACCATCACCACCCAGCCCCGCGCCACCTGGTTTGGAATGGGCTCGTCCTTCGACGCGCAGGAGTTCCTCGCCATCGCCGGCACCGTCGAGCAGCTGCTCTGAGGATCGGCGCTGGCCCGCGCTACGGAAGCGGGAGCTCGTTCAACGACGTGTCGAACGCCGCAGGGAGATCGCGTCCCCTGCCGAAATCACGAGATGAGGGAGGCCGCTTGCCGCGCGAGGATCCGCGGCACGGGCCGTCAACGCCCGGATGGCTTCACCGCCACCACGCGCAAGCGACGGTAGTCGGCGAACCAATGGCCGTCGCGGTGCAGCGCCGGGCGCAGCGCGTGGCTCAACTCGGCGAGGAACGCATCGACGTCGGGCACGTCGGTGAGCCAGTGGTGTCCGAACATGCGCACCCAGGTCGCGAGGCCATCGTCGCCTTCGAGCTGGGTCGGTCGATCGAAGAGCCACGCCTGCCGAACCTCGAGGCCGGCGCGCTCGAGCACCGCGGCGTATTGTCCGACCGTCGGGAAATACCAGGGCGACCGCACCGGTGGGAGGCCGCGCGCCCCGCGCAACGCCTCGACACCTCCGCCAATGGTGGCCGTGTTGCCGCTGCCCCCGAGCTCCGCCACGAAACGGCCGCCGGGTCTTAGCGCGGCGTGGATCGAGCGGGCGGCGAGGTCGGCGTCGGGAACCCAGTGCAGCACGGCGTTGCTGACGACCGCGTCGAACTCGCCCGCGACGTCGAGCGAACGCGCGTCGCCCACGCGGAACACGTGGGCGGGGTGGTCGGGGAATTTCTGGCGGGCGCGCGCGAGCATCTCGGCGCTCGCGTCGACCCCGAGCGCGTCGATGCCGCGCGCCCGAAGGGCCGCCACGTGATCGCCCGTGCCGCACCCGAGATCGAGCACGCGCTCGCCCGGCTGCGCCGCCAGGAGCTCGAACAAGTCCGCGCCG contains these protein-coding regions:
- a CDS encoding ABC transporter ATP-binding protein, which translates into the protein MKHVKKVYRTDLVETHAISDLTLHVRAGEFVAVMGPSGSGKTSFLNVAGLLDTFSEGKYELDGRDVSRLSDSEMSRIRNEKIGFIFQSFNLIPDLDVFDNVDVPLRYRRLPRAERKDRIERALEQVGLASRMHHLPSQLSGGQQQRVAIARVLAGDPRLILADEPTGNLDSLMTREILDLLEQANERGTTIVMVTHGAECAMRAHRQIHILDGRVVEVEQVPSLVRPSDPALAAATA
- a CDS encoding efflux RND transporter periplasmic adaptor subunit; protein product: MDRPIEPAMRTWRRKRALWAALAIALAASVALAMPMVRRWARAERVVDASLLRMGEVVRGDLERDVSVQGRVVAALHPTLYSPVQGTAALLVRAGTEVKKGQPLCRIESPELTSRLAQERATTGSLQAELSRHEIAARQAAVKAKQTISLLTLRLETSKRALRRATTLHDEGLINVSTFEKAQDDAEIAALELKNASETTVLEQETLAFEVHNRKLLLERQQSIASDVARQVDDLTVTAPFDGMVAQVSVQDRDAVNKGQALLSIVNLTAFEIELDFPENYATDVAMGTRAEIMHQGKPFAGHATAVSPQVKDGQVRATVVFDGDAPTGLRQSERLQTRLIFDRHDGVRKVPRGPFLESGGGRHVYVVQGGVAVRRPVQLGAVSVGEVEVVSGLALGERIIVSDTTLFQGAETVLIRE
- a CDS encoding methyltransferase domain-containing protein, whose product is MGLVWNAELYDGKHAFVASYGADLFELLAAQPGERVLDLGCGTGDHVAALRARGIDALGVDASAEMLARARQKFPDHPAHVFRVGDARSLDVAGEFDAVVSNAVLHWVPDADLAARSIHAALRPGGRFVAELGGSGNTATIGGGVEALRGARGLPPVRSPWYFPTVGQYAAVLERAGLEVRQAWLFDRPTQLEGDDGLATWVRMFGHHWLTDVPDVDAFLAELSHALRPALHRDGHWFADYRRLRVVAVKPSGR